In Mangrovivirga cuniculi, the following proteins share a genomic window:
- a CDS encoding S8 family serine peptidase, translating into MNRLFIIYLILIIPAINVFGQKNRYFVQFKDKKHTSYSLNNPGQFLSDRAIERRNRFGIEYDSLDLPVSNAYIDSLHKENIHVFYTSKWLNGAIIQVEENVAEALSLKNYVDTVVFAAPGFRLTTSQNTYPFDENPVNVDNSNNLSQANQNNLINYNKESIEQRGNGILIAVFDGGFKNVNQITAFDHLYGSNKLIDQFDFIENEINPYHHNNDHGTKVLSLISAFSPGIYLGLAYDAEICLYVTEDYPFSNEYRIEEYYWVIAAERADSVGVDIINSSLGYNTFEDATMDYEITDIGQNISISSMGAKIAVEKGIFTVISAGNSGNSSSWPYTAFPADTDGALTVGAVNNTGNKSGFSSIGYPEQEYIKPDISTPGSQVVVINSSGNVITSNGTSFSAPIATGIAALTLETFPELTPSQLKTAFHESGSQAEIPNRLIGYGIPDLMVMLGEVLSIPEEKKSDIFKLYPNPANPGLLKLKVFNENIHPNVEIKVYNNVGGEIISSALILINGEGIIDLTGVSPGNYVVIVRTNQGDLTGKVILTD; encoded by the coding sequence ATGAATAGACTTTTTATAATTTATTTAATTTTAATAATCCCTGCAATTAATGTTTTTGGGCAGAAAAACCGGTATTTTGTTCAATTCAAGGACAAAAAACACACATCTTATTCCCTCAATAATCCCGGACAATTTTTGTCAGACAGGGCAATTGAAAGAAGAAACAGGTTTGGAATAGAATATGACAGCCTCGACTTGCCGGTAAGTAATGCTTATATCGACAGTCTGCATAAGGAAAATATACATGTTTTTTACACCTCTAAATGGCTTAATGGTGCCATAATTCAGGTCGAGGAAAATGTAGCAGAAGCACTTAGTTTAAAAAATTACGTTGACACAGTTGTTTTTGCAGCCCCGGGTTTCAGACTTACTACCTCACAAAATACTTATCCATTTGATGAGAACCCTGTCAATGTTGATAATTCAAATAATTTAAGCCAGGCTAATCAAAATAATCTCATTAACTATAATAAAGAGAGCATAGAACAGCGTGGTAATGGAATTCTAATTGCTGTATTTGATGGCGGGTTTAAAAATGTCAATCAAATTACGGCCTTTGATCATCTATATGGTTCTAATAAACTGATCGATCAATTTGATTTTATAGAAAATGAAATCAATCCTTATCATCATAACAACGATCATGGAACAAAAGTACTGTCACTGATCTCTGCATTTTCCCCAGGAATTTACCTCGGACTTGCTTATGATGCGGAAATTTGCCTTTACGTCACCGAGGATTATCCTTTTAGTAATGAATATAGAATTGAAGAATATTATTGGGTCATTGCAGCTGAAAGAGCCGATAGTGTTGGTGTTGACATCATAAATAGTTCCCTGGGGTATAATACTTTTGAAGATGCCACAATGGATTACGAAATTACCGATATTGGGCAAAATATTTCTATTTCAAGCATGGGAGCTAAGATAGCGGTTGAAAAAGGCATCTTCACTGTTATATCTGCAGGAAATAGTGGAAATAGCTCTTCCTGGCCTTATACTGCCTTCCCCGCTGATACAGATGGAGCTTTAACAGTCGGAGCAGTAAATAATACAGGCAATAAGTCAGGGTTCAGCAGCATTGGTTATCCGGAGCAGGAGTATATTAAACCGGATATATCAACCCCTGGATCCCAGGTTGTTGTCATCAACTCTTCAGGAAATGTAATCACTTCAAATGGCACTTCTTTTAGTGCTCCTATTGCTACAGGTATAGCAGCTCTGACCCTGGAAACTTTCCCGGAATTAACACCTTCCCAACTAAAAACAGCTTTTCATGAGTCCGGATCACAAGCAGAAATTCCAAACAGATTGATCGGATACGGTATTCCGGACCTGATGGTGATGTTAGGAGAGGTACTTTCGATTCCCGAAGAGAAAAAATCTGATATTTTTAAACTTTACCCAAATCCAGCAAATCCAGGTTTGCTTAAATTGAAGGTATTTAACGAAAATATCCATCCCAATGTGGAAATCAAGGTATATAATAACGTGGGAGGAGAGATTATTAGTTCTGCACTTATATTAATTAATGGAGAGGGAATTATTGACCTAACCGGGGTTTCTCCAGGTAATTATGTAGTAATTGTCAGGACAAATCAGGGCGATTTGACAGGAAAAGTAATTCTTACCGATTAA
- a CDS encoding DUF6691 family protein, whose protein sequence is MEKFLDKDIEVKVDKPEECEAPNNQETSDRFIGLIKYLIVGVLFGIVFVKAEIISWFRIQEMFRFQSFFMYGVIGSAIIVGIISIQLIKRLDIKTLKGEKIKIADKEFRKGQIFGGFIFGLGWAITGACPGPLFAQIGSGFTVVIVTLLSAILGTWVYGKFSDKLPK, encoded by the coding sequence ATGGAAAAGTTTTTAGATAAAGATATAGAAGTAAAAGTAGACAAACCCGAAGAGTGCGAAGCTCCAAATAATCAGGAAACCTCAGATCGGTTTATCGGATTAATTAAGTACCTGATTGTAGGTGTTTTATTCGGGATAGTCTTTGTGAAAGCAGAAATTATCTCCTGGTTTAGAATTCAGGAAATGTTCAGGTTTCAATCCTTCTTCATGTATGGAGTAATTGGGTCAGCAATAATAGTAGGTATTATTTCAATCCAGCTTATTAAAAGGCTGGATATAAAAACACTTAAAGGCGAAAAGATAAAAATTGCTGATAAGGAATTCAGAAAAGGTCAAATATTCGGTGGGTTTATATTTGGTCTTGGCTGGGCAATTACCGGAGCCTGCCCTGGACCCTTGTTCGCTCAGATTGGTTCTGGATTTACAGTGGTAATTGTCACCTTGTTAAGTGCGATTCTTGGAACCTGGGTATATGGTAAATTTTCAGACAAGCTGCCAAAATAG
- the rpe gene encoding ribulose-phosphate 3-epimerase, with protein MKNTIIAPSILASDFANLESESKMLNRSEADWFHIDIMDGRFVPNISFGIPVTAAINKHAQKPLDVHLMIVEPEKYLEDFKNAGAETLTVHYEACTHLHRTIGQIKELGCKAGVALNPHTPVSVLEDVIQDIDLVCVMSVNPGFGGQKFIENTYTKIEKLSALIKESNSNALIEIDGGVNMDNAPKLIKAGADVLVAGSFVFNSQNPENTIKNLKSINKTLVS; from the coding sequence ATGAAAAATACAATAATAGCCCCATCAATACTTGCATCAGACTTTGCTAACCTTGAGTCTGAGTCTAAAATGCTAAACAGAAGTGAAGCAGATTGGTTCCACATCGACATCATGGACGGCAGATTTGTTCCAAATATCTCATTTGGAATACCTGTTACTGCAGCAATAAATAAACATGCTCAAAAACCCCTTGATGTTCACCTGATGATTGTAGAACCGGAAAAATATCTCGAAGACTTTAAAAATGCGGGTGCAGAAACCTTAACTGTACATTACGAGGCATGTACACACCTTCATAGAACGATCGGTCAAATAAAAGAATTAGGATGTAAAGCAGGAGTAGCTTTAAACCCGCATACACCGGTTAGCGTACTGGAAGATGTCATTCAGGATATTGATCTGGTATGTGTGATGTCTGTAAATCCGGGGTTTGGAGGACAAAAATTTATAGAAAATACCTATACCAAAATTGAAAAATTATCTGCACTGATTAAAGAATCAAACAGTAACGCTCTAATAGAAATAGATGGTGGTGTAAACATGGATAATGCACCCAAATTAATAAAAGCAGGAGCAGATGTATTAGTAGCCGGTTCATTTGTTTTCAATTCTCAAAACCCTGAAAACACCATAAAAAATTTAAAATCAATTAACAAGACCCTCGTTTCTTGA
- a CDS encoding GAF domain-containing protein, with translation MRMTIKRKLLFIILGIFLLAFVGSITYIIATLRTETVKEAKNLARSYTNQNANEIQAIFNQDLGATRAAAKTLEKFSAQDLSYLPEVRDNSLLAVVGSDPRYYSAWVSFELSHYDTAYYKDFGRARRTAYQVGGWKTDTLNLDGDDEDGLYYQLKVSGKDEITNPYFDADEGLLLTSVCVPLKNSSNRFIGLAGIDVILSDLQFVAELKPYDDAKTILFSNDGTIVAHENIEMVGQNVDTLFGEWFKKGKILDQIGNESNKSYEKHLSSFDEDVLINFQKINFGNSDSPWFMATLIPRSVIIKEINVATRNGIIIALLGFIILAVVLYYLSDRISSSLKKASDTLDDLSKGKVSENDKLQIKTNDELNEMSNSINTLIDNLGEKSEYARAIGEGNLDYELNNLDENDVLGKALVEMKFNLRKSREEEEKRNWVTKGQAHFSDMLRIKSGTDLKEFFARLLKDFVDYVEVNQAGIFLLNDDDPDNLFLELVSAYAFDRRKYLNKNIQIGEGLVGQSYLEKKPIYLTDVPDEYVNIKSGLGDATPRCVYIMPLVENEMVLGVLEIASFKVLPDHHLELIEKLGESLAATIGALKMNERTKQLLEQTKEQAEMMRSQEEEMRQNMEELQATQEEMGRRQKESDKQNEELKLKLAEKEKELASLKSKIND, from the coding sequence ATGAGAATGACAATTAAGCGGAAGTTACTTTTTATTATTCTGGGTATATTTTTACTGGCCTTCGTTGGAAGTATAACCTATATTATAGCGACCCTAAGGACTGAAACTGTTAAGGAAGCTAAAAATCTGGCCCGAAGTTATACTAATCAAAATGCAAATGAAATCCAGGCAATTTTTAACCAGGATCTCGGAGCTACCCGCGCAGCGGCGAAAACATTAGAAAAATTTTCAGCTCAGGATCTTAGCTATTTACCCGAAGTCAGAGATAATTCATTACTAGCAGTAGTTGGATCTGACCCTAGATACTATAGTGCATGGGTAAGTTTTGAATTGTCCCACTACGATACTGCCTATTATAAAGACTTTGGCAGAGCACGAAGAACTGCATACCAGGTTGGCGGGTGGAAAACTGATACGTTAAACCTCGATGGTGACGATGAAGATGGTTTGTATTATCAGTTGAAAGTTTCTGGTAAAGATGAAATAACGAACCCATACTTTGATGCTGATGAAGGTTTACTTTTAACTTCTGTGTGTGTACCGCTTAAAAATTCATCTAATAGGTTTATTGGCCTTGCCGGGATAGATGTTATTTTATCAGACCTTCAGTTTGTGGCTGAACTGAAGCCATATGACGACGCAAAAACAATCTTATTTTCAAATGATGGAACTATTGTTGCGCATGAAAATATTGAGATGGTAGGTCAGAATGTGGATACACTTTTTGGAGAGTGGTTTAAAAAAGGAAAGATTTTAGATCAAATCGGAAATGAATCTAATAAATCATATGAGAAACATTTAAGCAGCTTTGATGAAGATGTGCTTATCAATTTTCAAAAGATCAATTTCGGAAATTCTGACTCACCCTGGTTTATGGCTACATTAATTCCGAGATCTGTAATTATAAAAGAAATAAATGTTGCTACCAGAAACGGTATTATCATAGCCCTCCTAGGGTTTATTATATTAGCAGTAGTTTTATACTACCTTTCAGACAGGATTTCATCATCTCTTAAAAAAGCTTCAGATACATTGGATGACCTTTCAAAAGGAAAAGTTTCTGAAAACGATAAACTTCAGATAAAAACCAATGATGAGCTTAATGAGATGTCAAATAGTATCAATACTTTAATTGATAATCTCGGGGAGAAATCTGAATATGCACGAGCGATTGGTGAAGGGAATCTTGATTATGAATTAAATAATCTTGATGAAAATGATGTGCTTGGAAAGGCCCTGGTTGAAATGAAATTCAATCTTAGGAAATCCAGAGAAGAAGAAGAAAAGAGAAACTGGGTAACAAAAGGACAAGCCCACTTTTCTGATATGCTAAGAATAAAGAGTGGCACTGATTTGAAAGAATTTTTTGCCAGGCTGTTAAAAGATTTTGTGGATTATGTTGAGGTAAATCAAGCTGGGATATTTCTTTTAAATGATGATGATCCAGACAATTTATTTCTCGAATTGGTTAGTGCTTATGCCTTCGATAGAAGAAAATATTTAAATAAAAATATTCAAATCGGTGAAGGTCTGGTTGGTCAAAGTTACCTGGAAAAGAAACCTATATACCTAACCGATGTACCTGATGAATATGTAAATATAAAAAGTGGTCTGGGCGATGCAACACCTAGATGTGTTTACATAATGCCACTCGTGGAAAACGAAATGGTTTTAGGAGTATTGGAAATAGCAAGCTTTAAAGTTTTACCAGATCATCATTTAGAGCTTATTGAAAAGCTTGGAGAAAGCCTTGCGGCTACAATCGGAGCCCTTAAAATGAATGAAAGGACAAAACAACTTCTTGAGCAAACTAAAGAACAGGCAGAGATGATGAGATCTCAGGAAGAGGAAATGAGACAAAACATGGAAGAGCTTCAGGCTACTCAGGAGGAAATGGGAAGAAGACAGAAGGAATCTGACAAGCAAAATGAAGAATTAAAACTTAAATTAGCTGAAAAGGAAAAAGAATTAGCTTCTTTAAAGTCAAAAATAAATGATTGA
- a CDS encoding YeeE/YedE family protein — protein MNELIDFIRQPWPWYVAGPLIGLTVPALLILGNKSFGISSSLRHTCAACFPADIPFFKYNWKKEMWNMFFVLGILIGGFIAAMFLSNPEQIRIAESTQADLAALGITDYSSLLPSQIFTWDNLFTGKGLVFFVIGGFMVGFGTRYAGGCTSGHAIMGISNLQWPSLLATIFFMIGGIVSTHFLLPAIFDLFF, from the coding sequence ATGAACGAGTTAATTGATTTTATCAGGCAACCATGGCCATGGTATGTGGCAGGTCCATTGATTGGGCTGACAGTTCCTGCCTTATTGATTTTGGGAAATAAATCTTTTGGAATATCCTCATCATTGAGGCATACATGTGCAGCTTGCTTTCCAGCAGATATTCCATTTTTCAAATATAATTGGAAAAAGGAAATGTGGAATATGTTTTTTGTATTGGGAATTCTAATTGGAGGTTTTATAGCAGCCATGTTTTTATCGAATCCCGAACAAATACGAATTGCTGAAAGCACACAAGCTGATCTTGCTGCATTGGGAATTACTGATTACAGTAGTTTATTACCTTCTCAAATATTTACCTGGGATAATCTTTTCACAGGAAAAGGACTTGTCTTCTTCGTAATAGGAGGCTTTATGGTCGGATTTGGCACAAGGTATGCCGGAGGATGTACTTCTGGTCATGCAATCATGGGAATCAGTAATTTACAATGGCCTTCTTTACTGGCTACTATATTCTTTATGATTGGGGGAATAGTCTCGACACATTTCTTACTACCAGCAATATTTGATTTATTCTTTTAA
- a CDS encoding beta propeller repeat protein — MIDFNNKRIILTLILTIGVNFLYAQPDRKIEIPIDWNYIATPFTEASIRGIDITAEGILWVSGTDNLVAKYDSVSGSWKVFRPGKEINKYDFRDIEIIGENEIIIMAAGENTSSAIFRSENGGESWSKVFDNPDKNGFFDAIDFYDSKNGILVGDPINGRFAVALTNDGGKTWTPLDFENRPATQKGEYQFAASGTQLRGYKGGQTIIVSGGMFARAFLSEDYGVTWKSYPTPALQGIESSGLFSVAKLDNGSFVAVGGDYTQPFYSENNVIVSEEGKSWKVVPHRKFPGYLSAIQHIDEYLIAVGAVNSYISLTNKISFKLFSNDGFHCLAVGDDRIYAAGSDGLVAFITLKQVKNAVQGAKK, encoded by the coding sequence ATGATTGATTTCAATAACAAGCGAATAATTTTAACCCTGATATTAACGATCGGGGTTAATTTTTTATATGCTCAACCTGATCGGAAAATAGAAATACCTATTGACTGGAATTACATTGCAACCCCATTTACCGAAGCATCGATAAGAGGTATTGATATAACTGCCGAAGGAATATTATGGGTTTCAGGAACAGATAATCTGGTTGCTAAATATGATTCAGTTTCAGGTAGCTGGAAAGTATTTCGTCCCGGGAAAGAAATTAATAAATACGATTTCAGGGATATCGAGATCATTGGTGAAAATGAAATAATAATCATGGCTGCAGGAGAGAATACTTCTTCAGCCATTTTTCGTTCTGAGAATGGCGGTGAATCCTGGAGTAAAGTTTTTGATAATCCGGATAAGAATGGCTTTTTTGATGCAATCGATTTTTACGATTCAAAGAATGGAATTTTGGTTGGTGACCCAATCAATGGCCGATTTGCCGTTGCATTAACAAATGATGGAGGAAAAACATGGACACCGCTTGATTTTGAAAACCGTCCGGCCACACAAAAAGGTGAATATCAATTTGCAGCCAGTGGTACGCAGTTACGTGGATATAAGGGAGGGCAAACGATAATTGTTTCCGGTGGAATGTTTGCGCGAGCATTTTTATCTGAAGACTATGGTGTAACATGGAAATCATATCCTACTCCTGCTTTGCAGGGAATTGAATCCAGTGGACTATTTAGTGTTGCAAAATTAGATAATGGTAGTTTCGTTGCAGTCGGTGGTGATTATACTCAGCCTTTTTATTCAGAAAACAATGTTATTGTTAGTGAAGAAGGTAAATCCTGGAAGGTTGTCCCTCATAGGAAGTTTCCTGGGTATTTATCAGCAATTCAACATATAGATGAGTATCTTATCGCTGTTGGTGCAGTAAATTCTTATATTTCATTAACAAATAAAATTTCATTCAAACTATTTAGCAATGATGGCTTTCACTGCCTTGCCGTTGGAGATGATCGAATTTACGCGGCTGGAAGTGACGGACTCGTTGCCTTTATTACTTTAAAACAAGTCAAAAATGCAGTACAGGGAGCGAAGAAATAA
- a CDS encoding FKBP-type peptidyl-prolyl cis-trans isomerase has protein sequence MKKVEQNNKVKVHYTGKLESGEVFDSSEGREPLSFTVGAGQMIPGFEKGVLGMELNEKKTITIESEDAYGDRRDDLIQSVPKSQLPEDLNPHEGQQLQSQTSTGQVIPVVVTNVSEEEITVDANHPLAGKTLVFDVEVVGIDE, from the coding sequence ATGAAAAAAGTAGAACAAAACAACAAAGTAAAAGTTCATTACACTGGAAAATTAGAAAGCGGAGAAGTTTTCGATTCTTCTGAGGGTAGAGAGCCGCTTAGCTTTACTGTAGGAGCGGGTCAAATGATTCCAGGTTTTGAAAAAGGTGTTTTGGGAATGGAATTAAACGAAAAGAAAACTATAACTATCGAATCTGAAGATGCTTATGGCGATCGTCGTGACGACCTTATACAATCTGTACCAAAATCTCAGTTACCAGAAGATCTGAACCCACACGAAGGTCAGCAACTTCAGTCTCAAACATCTACAGGACAAGTTATTCCTGTTGTAGTTACCAATGTATCTGAAGAAGAAATTACTGTTGACGCTAACCACCCTCTTGCAGGAAAAACTCTTGTTTTTGATGTTGAGGTTGTTGGTATCGATGAGTAA
- a CDS encoding aminopeptidase P family protein, with protein MQYRERRNKLAEKIGEGLILITGNDEAPMNYKDNYYPFRQDSTFLYLCGISQPGLALIIDASTGNTILFGEEMTTDDMVWTGPQPSLRELADKALIDDVRPYSTIREFLHNQQKEVCFLPPYRGDNVLKIANWIGIRSAEVLNGASERLVEAVVSLREIKDEDEINEMEDAVNISAEMHIEAMKVAKEGMTEAEVMAHIKKIALAKGKGTAYPPIVTRNGEILHNHHYDSVLKKGDLLLIDSGAQNKNFYAGDITRTFPIADEFTDKQKEIYSIVLKAEKECISAAKEGVSNLSLHLKSARIIVEGLSSLGIMKGDPDEAVASGAHALFMPHGLGHQIGIDVHDMEDLGEDLVGYDKEIKRSKQFGLKSLRLGKKLIAGMVITVEPGIYFIPGLIEIWKNDQMFTEFINYDKLEEYLDFGGIRIEDNVLIEKNGQRILGKPIPKEIKDIEKLR; from the coding sequence ATGCAGTACAGGGAGCGAAGAAATAAATTAGCTGAAAAAATCGGTGAAGGATTAATATTGATCACGGGAAATGATGAAGCCCCGATGAATTATAAAGATAATTATTATCCTTTCAGACAAGACAGTACCTTCCTTTACCTATGTGGTATATCTCAACCTGGTCTTGCTTTAATTATTGATGCAAGTACTGGTAATACGATCCTTTTCGGTGAAGAAATGACCACGGATGACATGGTATGGACCGGGCCACAACCTTCTCTAAGAGAACTTGCTGATAAAGCCTTGATTGATGATGTAAGGCCCTATAGTACGATCAGGGAATTCTTACACAACCAGCAAAAAGAAGTTTGTTTTCTTCCTCCATATCGTGGAGATAATGTTCTTAAAATTGCCAATTGGATCGGTATCAGGTCAGCGGAAGTATTAAATGGAGCATCAGAAAGACTGGTTGAAGCAGTTGTGTCTCTTCGTGAGATCAAGGATGAGGATGAGATCAATGAAATGGAAGATGCAGTTAATATTTCTGCTGAAATGCATATTGAAGCAATGAAAGTTGCTAAAGAAGGTATGACTGAGGCAGAGGTTATGGCTCATATTAAAAAAATTGCCCTGGCAAAAGGAAAAGGGACTGCCTACCCTCCTATTGTTACAAGGAACGGCGAAATTCTGCATAATCATCATTACGATTCTGTTCTCAAAAAAGGTGATCTGCTACTGATTGACTCAGGTGCTCAAAATAAAAATTTTTATGCAGGAGATATAACAAGGACTTTTCCAATAGCGGATGAATTCACTGATAAACAAAAAGAAATATATTCGATTGTCCTAAAAGCGGAAAAAGAATGTATTAGTGCAGCAAAAGAAGGTGTATCAAATCTATCATTGCATTTAAAGAGTGCTAGAATTATTGTTGAAGGGCTTTCATCACTTGGTATTATGAAAGGAGATCCGGATGAAGCCGTAGCTTCGGGTGCACATGCATTGTTTATGCCTCATGGACTTGGACATCAGATTGGAATAGATGTACATGACATGGAAGATCTGGGGGAAGATCTGGTTGGATATGATAAAGAAATAAAACGAAGTAAACAATTTGGTTTAAAATCATTGCGATTAGGGAAAAAACTAATAGCTGGAATGGTCATTACTGTTGAGCCTGGAATTTATTTTATCCCTGGTTTAATAGAGATCTGGAAAAACGATCAAATGTTTACAGAGTTTATTAATTATGATAAACTAGAAGAGTATTTAGACTTTGGTGGAATCAGGATTGAAGATAATGTTCTGATCGAAAAAAATGGTCAGAGAATCCTTGGTAAGCCCATACCTAAAGAAATAAAAGACATTGAAAAACTTCGATAG
- a CDS encoding TonB-dependent receptor plug domain-containing protein yields the protein MSLKSGILLYFLLIINSSVFGQDERLVIKLLLKEDSLPISGAVLIVNDVPLAISNEKGLLNVKRNWFKKENTVYLKHLLIDPYYFTSVPDSVVYINVKNKELKEFELRAEKEREDQSLEKLSTTAGSQFTMINQSFSQFLQTIPGVIVNNDLSNQYAVRGGNFDENLIFVNDFEIVRPQITRQGQQEGLGVINQQLLSQVDFSTGGWNARYGDKLSSLLIARYDPFESEFIKGDISLLGFSGAVSREIIKDKLGIRSGFRYKNNTPVLNGFGTSGDFTANSIDWQTSIDYKWNSNDNIFRITLFPYIYNNSFESVPEQKQVEFGTFNNPVRFDVAFDGKSEYEASSAGLGYRMSVNKDYWYHDITAEGQYSGEQELINLESGYRLCDIDNNPVSSSFNQCTAIRGLGTEFEYARNKLIYDKVRFTTNHLYNKGDLYIKFGASYKKESYEGKTSEYSFLDSAGYVNNINTVINDVSIGDSKTAVYADLRSGTGKLSYTFGLRGLYWDFGNEYFIMPRAQFSYSLNNSTSLFFNTGRYIQPPSYRAYFNPEGAVGTNVIAQESWHFILGSNHRLVIGEKLFKLKNEIFYKHLPKLTPFVIDDIRLLYDADRVSEGFSTGVETRISGEFIPGTESWLSLSILSTREKPKGSEGEYKRRATDQRFNMAFYLEDHMPFDKSFKIAVKGNFTTGLPFRPPGDPFATQAFTGDYFIRTDVGIGKEFYSKSDTDKKTWQVMLEIINLFGRQNTINYQWVQQVDRSYIGVPENLPGRIVNLSVSLNIDG from the coding sequence TTGAGTTTAAAATCTGGCATATTACTATATTTTTTACTAATAATTAATAGCTCCGTCTTTGGACAGGATGAACGCCTGGTCATAAAATTATTATTAAAAGAGGACAGCTTGCCAATATCTGGAGCTGTCCTTATTGTTAATGATGTACCACTGGCTATTTCTAATGAAAAGGGCCTACTCAATGTTAAGCGAAATTGGTTCAAAAAGGAGAATACTGTTTACTTAAAACATCTCCTGATCGATCCATATTATTTTACTTCAGTTCCGGATTCTGTTGTTTACATCAATGTTAAAAACAAAGAATTAAAGGAATTTGAATTGAGAGCAGAAAAGGAAAGGGAGGACCAGTCTCTCGAAAAGCTTTCCACTACTGCAGGTAGTCAATTCACTATGATTAACCAATCATTCAGTCAGTTTTTACAAACCATTCCCGGAGTAATTGTAAATAATGATCTTTCAAATCAATATGCTGTCAGAGGGGGTAACTTTGATGAAAATTTAATTTTCGTTAATGATTTTGAAATCGTACGTCCCCAGATTACCAGACAGGGTCAACAAGAAGGTCTGGGAGTAATAAACCAACAGCTTCTTTCGCAAGTAGATTTTAGTACGGGAGGATGGAATGCACGATATGGTGACAAATTAAGTAGTTTACTAATTGCAAGATATGATCCATTTGAATCTGAATTTATTAAAGGGGATATATCACTACTTGGATTCTCAGGAGCTGTCAGTCGAGAAATAATCAAAGATAAACTCGGAATTCGATCAGGTTTCAGATATAAGAATAATACTCCGGTTTTAAATGGATTCGGAACGAGCGGGGATTTCACGGCCAATAGCATCGACTGGCAAACTTCAATTGATTACAAGTGGAACTCAAATGATAACATATTCCGGATCACACTTTTCCCTTACATTTATAATAATAGCTTTGAATCAGTCCCTGAACAAAAACAAGTTGAATTTGGAACATTCAATAATCCTGTACGATTTGATGTGGCATTTGATGGCAAATCAGAATATGAAGCGTCTTCTGCCGGACTGGGCTATCGAATGTCCGTGAACAAAGATTATTGGTACCACGATATTACAGCAGAAGGACAATATTCAGGAGAACAGGAACTAATCAATCTTGAGAGTGGATACAGACTATGTGATATTGATAATAATCCGGTAAGCAGCTCATTTAATCAATGTACAGCTATCAGGGGACTAGGAACCGAGTTTGAATATGCAAGAAATAAACTTATATACGATAAAGTAAGATTTACAACAAATCACCTTTACAATAAAGGGGATTTATATATAAAATTCGGTGCTTCATATAAAAAAGAAAGCTATGAAGGAAAAACCAGTGAATATTCTTTTCTGGATTCAGCCGGATACGTTAACAATATCAATACAGTAATTAATGATGTGAGTATCGGTGATTCTAAAACTGCTGTTTATGCTGATTTAAGATCCGGAACAGGGAAACTCTCTTATACTTTTGGATTACGTGGGCTTTACTGGGACTTTGGTAATGAATATTTCATTATGCCCAGGGCGCAATTTTCATATAGTTTAAATAATAGCACCAGCCTGTTTTTCAATACAGGTAGATATATACAACCACCTTCATACAGAGCTTATTTTAACCCGGAAGGAGCTGTCGGAACAAATGTAATCGCTCAGGAATCCTGGCATTTTATTTTAGGATCAAATCACCGGTTGGTTATTGGAGAGAAACTCTTTAAACTAAAAAACGAAATTTTCTATAAACATCTGCCAAAATTAACTCCGTTTGTCATAGATGATATACGATTGTTATATGATGCAGATAGAGTAAGTGAGGGATTTTCAACCGGCGTTGAAACCAGGATTAGTGGAGAATTCATACCCGGAACAGAATCCTGGTTAAGCTTAAGTATATTAAGTACCCGGGAAAAGCCGAAAGGATCAGAAGGAGAATATAAACGCAGAGCTACCGATCAACGATTTAATATGGCCTTTTACCTGGAAGACCACATGCCGTTTGATAAATCATTCAAGATTGCTGTAAAAGGAAATTTCACCACAGGACTACCATTCCGGCCTCCGGGTGACCCGTTTGCTACACAGGCTTTTACCGGAGATTATTTTATACGAACAGATGTTGGCATCGGCAAAGAATTTTATAGCAAATCTGATACAGACAAAAAAACATGGCAGGTGATGCTTGAAATAATTAACCTGTTTGGCAGGCAGAACACAATAAATTACCAATGGGTTCAGCAGGTAGACCGGTCATATATAGGAGTTCCGGAAAACCTTCCCGGTAGGATTGTAAACCTATCTGTGTCATTAAATATTGACGGCTAA